From one Triticum urartu cultivar G1812 chromosome 3, Tu2.1, whole genome shotgun sequence genomic stretch:
- the LOC125543808 gene encoding uncharacterized protein LOC125543808, translating to MSGSSVIYANMNSLRGWRFGIGCCAKNEGQGAELSRGRMILQDESETEEDDPLDTEDASSVLIAALQSFGQALVNDNEEKDIVKEVDVFLRPTLNDRGSPISKIATLEAQMTIARDRILRISE from the exons ATGAGTGGTTCCAGTGTCATATACGCCAACATG AATTCGCTACGAGGTTGGAGATTTGGGATTGGATGCTGCGCCAAGAACGAGGGACAAGGTGCTGAACTAAGTAGGGGCAGAATGATTCTTCAG GATGAGTCAGAAACTGAAGAAGATGATCCCTTGGACACAGAAGATGCTTCCTCTGTCCTCATCGCTGCACTACAGTCTTTCGGCCAAGCTCTGGTGAATGACAACGAAGAAAAAGATATCGTGAAAGAGGTAGATGTCTTCTTGCGTCCTACCCTAAATGACAGGGGCTCTCCTATCAGCAAAATAGCTACTCTGGAGGCGCAGATGACGATAGCAAGAGACCGTATCTTGAGGATAAGTGAATGA